The genomic DNA CGATAATAATCGGTGATGATTTTGCCTTTGCCGCCAAGGCCACCCCCAAGGTAGTCTCTAAATTATGAGTGGCAAAACAACCTAAAGCATAATTTTCTTTTTCTGCTTTTTTTAAAATTTGTTTTAGGTGAACAAGCATATTTTATTTTCAATGATTAATCGAAAATTTTTTAATCATCGACAAGAATTCATCTGTTTTCAAAGAGGCGCCACCGACTAACACACCATCGACATTTTCCTGCTCCAGAAAATCACTGACATTATTTTGTTCAACACTTCCGCCGTAAATTATTCTGACATTGTTCTCAATAAAATCAATTGGTAAAAAATCAATTAATCTTTGTTTTATTACTCGATGCGTGTATTCGGCTTCGGTTGGCTCTACCGCCTGACCAGAACCAATCACCCAAACCGGTTCATAGGCAATAACGATTTGATTTTTTTCATCGAAATGAATGCCATCTAAAGCAGCTGAAACTTGTTGAATAATGACAAAGTCTTTCTGTCCAATTTGTCTCTCTTCAAACTTCTCGCCAACGCAAAGAATTGGTATTAAACCATGATTTAAAATAACTTTTACTTTTTTGTGAATCATTTCGTCATCTTCTTTAAGATAATTTCGTCTTTCAGAATGACCAACAATGATATACTTAACACCTAATTCTTTAAGCATTAAAACGGAAATTTCGCCAGTATAAGCACCCCTCTCTTCCCAAAAAACATCCTGGGCACCAAGACAAATTGGCATTTCTGTTTTTTTTATTAGTTCTCCCACCTTTGGTAAAGCAGTAAATGATGGACAGAGAACTATTTCAAGGTTGCCAAGATTTTTTATTTTTTTTAGAGCAGCTAAAATTTCTTTAGTTAGATTTTCTGTTTCTGTTAGACTAATAGACATTTTCCAGTTAGCAATGAATATTTTATTTTTCATATAAAGCAACTTAATTATTCTATATTATCTTAATGAAAGTAAAAAATCCGGTACTTATAAATGTAACAATTAAGCCAGCAATTAAAATTCCGACAAAAATTAGAAAAAGTGATTTAAGATATGGAATACCAAAGAGAAAACTGGCAATGGCACCAGTCCAGGCGCCAGTCATAGGTAAGGGAATGGCAACAAAAACAACCAAGGCTAGGTCGCCGAATTTTTGATATTTTTTGTAAAACCTGTTTCTAGTTCTTAAAAAAAGCCAGGAGAAGAATTGATGAAAAATTTTAAAATTTTTCATTAAAAATTGAGATAGGTTTGGCAAAAACCACAAAAGGAAAAAAATTGGTAAAAGGTTGCCAATGACAGAAAAAGTAAATGCTTCTAAAGGAGAAAGACGGAGCACCGAGATGGCAAAAGGAATGGTTCCCCGTAATTCATTGATTGGTAGAGTAGATAAAAGAATAGTTTGAATTTGTGGACTCATTGATTCAAATCAGAAATTCTAATTTCTAAATGATGAAATTTTTCATAATCAGGTAATTCTTTTTGACTTCTTAAACCGAGATGTTTTAGAAAATCAAAACTAATATTATAGAGTATTTTTTCGTTTTCCTTCAATTCATCAATTAAGCCTTTAACCATTAAATGTCTCAAAATAATGGAACAATTCACGCCTCTTATTTGATCGAGTTCTTCTTTGGTAATTGGACCACGATAAGCAATAATCGCCAGAGTTTCTAGAGCGGCAGGAGTAATTTCTTCTTTCATTTCATAATCTAAAAATTTTTTTACCAGTTCGCTAACACTAGGATTAGTGGCAAGTTGAAACTTGTCTTCTTTATTTAGAATAATAATGCCTCTTTCCTCCGACTGATATTCTTTCATTAATTCATCAATAGCCGCCTCAATTTCCTCTAATGGTTTTTTTGTTATCTTCGCCAGTTCTTTTTTAGAAAGAGGTCGATCAGAGACAAAGAGAATGGCCTCAAGACTTGATTTAAGACTCATAAAAATTATAAATTAGAAAAATTTTTCATCTATTTTCTTATATTTCTTATTTAATGGGCATGAGAGGATTCGAACCTCTGACCTTACGGATGTGAACCGTACGCTC from Patescibacteria group bacterium includes the following:
- the scpB gene encoding SMC-Scp complex subunit ScpB; the encoded protein is MSLKSSLEAILFVSDRPLSKKELAKITKKPLEEIEAAIDELMKEYQSEERGIIILNKEDKFQLATNPSVSELVKKFLDYEMKEEITPAALETLAIIAYRGPITKEELDQIRGVNCSIILRHLMVKGLIDELKENEKILYNISFDFLKHLGLRSQKELPDYEKFHHLEIRISDLNQ
- the tpiA gene encoding triose-phosphate isomerase, which encodes MKNKIFIANWKMSISLTETENLTKEILAALKKIKNLGNLEIVLCPSFTALPKVGELIKKTEMPICLGAQDVFWEERGAYTGEISVLMLKELGVKYIIVGHSERRNYLKEDDEMIHKKVKVILNHGLIPILCVGEKFEERQIGQKDFVIIQQVSAALDGIHFDEKNQIVIAYEPVWVIGSGQAVEPTEAEYTHRVIKQRLIDFLPIDFIENNVRIIYGGSVEQNNVSDFLEQENVDGVLVGGASLKTDEFLSMIKKFSINH
- a CDS encoding small multi-drug export protein; amino-acid sequence: MSPQIQTILLSTLPINELRGTIPFAISVLRLSPLEAFTFSVIGNLLPIFFLLWFLPNLSQFLMKNFKIFHQFFSWLFLRTRNRFYKKYQKFGDLALVVFVAIPLPMTGAWTGAIASFLFGIPYLKSLFLIFVGILIAGLIVTFISTGFFTFIKII